In Micromonospora sp. WMMD980, the following are encoded in one genomic region:
- a CDS encoding elongation factor G-like protein EF-G2: MAQKNEKGVTGAPVVTEPGGVRNVVLVGHSGAGKTTLVEALLAASGTIGRAGSVTEGTTVCDHDPAAVRQQRSVSLACAPLVHRDVKVNLLDTPGYGDFVGELRAGLRAADAALFVVSAVDGMDAATAALWEECAAVDMPRAVAVSRLDHPRADFDEAVALCQRVFGDNVLPLYLPMLGDDGESVAGLMGLITRRVFDYSAGLPAAVREPDPQHLPAIRESRDELIEGIIAESEDETLMDRYLGGEEIDPEVLVTDLETAVARGHFYPVVPVCAETGVGLDALLDGLVAAFPSPLEHELPAVTGLDGSPRPPLTCDPDGPLVAEVVKTTVDRHVGRVSLVRVFSGTLRPDQVIHVSGHGLAERGHPDHDADERVGHVYTPLGATLREVSACVAGDLCAVTKSGSAETGDTISAKDEPLLIAPWGMPEPLLPVAIVARSRADEDALARNLSRLVAGDPTLRLERNAETHQLVLWCMGEAHADVVLDRLRGGGVELDTEPVRVSLRETFTAAARGHGRHVKQSGGHGQYAVCDIEVEPLPRGAGFEFVDRVVGGAVPHNYIPSVEKGVRAQMERGLVAGHPVVDLRVTLVDGKAHSVDSSDAAFQTAGALALRDAAEKGQPTLLEPVDEITVRVADSSVGAIMGDLSGRRGRVLGTEPDPEAEGRTLVRAEVPATELLRYAVELRAMTAGTGTFRREFARHDPMPAHLADQVRKEATTHP, encoded by the coding sequence ATGGCGCAGAAGAACGAGAAGGGTGTCACCGGCGCGCCGGTGGTGACCGAGCCCGGCGGGGTTCGCAACGTGGTGCTCGTCGGGCACTCCGGCGCCGGCAAGACCACACTCGTCGAGGCGCTGCTCGCGGCGAGCGGCACGATCGGCCGGGCCGGGTCGGTCACCGAGGGCACCACGGTCTGCGACCACGACCCGGCGGCCGTGCGCCAGCAGCGCTCGGTGAGCCTGGCCTGCGCCCCGCTGGTCCACCGCGACGTGAAGGTCAACCTCTTGGACACGCCCGGCTACGGCGACTTCGTCGGCGAGCTGCGCGCCGGGCTGCGCGCCGCCGACGCGGCGCTGTTCGTCGTCTCGGCGGTCGACGGGATGGACGCCGCCACCGCCGCCCTCTGGGAGGAGTGCGCCGCGGTCGACATGCCGCGCGCGGTGGCGGTCTCCCGGCTGGACCACCCGCGCGCCGACTTCGACGAGGCGGTGGCGCTCTGCCAACGCGTCTTCGGCGACAACGTGCTGCCGCTCTACCTGCCCATGCTCGGCGACGACGGCGAGTCGGTGGCCGGCCTGATGGGCCTGATCACCCGTCGCGTGTTCGACTACTCGGCCGGGCTGCCGGCGGCGGTGCGGGAGCCGGACCCGCAGCACCTGCCGGCCATCCGGGAGAGCCGCGACGAACTGATCGAGGGGATCATCGCGGAGAGCGAGGACGAGACCCTGATGGACCGCTACCTCGGCGGCGAGGAGATCGACCCCGAGGTGCTCGTCACCGACCTGGAGACGGCGGTGGCGCGCGGCCACTTCTATCCGGTGGTGCCGGTGTGCGCGGAGACCGGCGTCGGCCTGGACGCGCTGCTGGACGGCCTGGTCGCGGCGTTCCCGTCGCCGCTGGAGCACGAGCTGCCGGCGGTCACCGGCCTGGACGGCTCGCCCCGCCCACCGCTGACCTGCGACCCGGACGGCCCGCTGGTCGCCGAGGTGGTCAAGACGACGGTGGACCGGCACGTCGGGCGGGTCTCGCTGGTGCGGGTCTTCTCCGGCACGCTCCGCCCCGACCAGGTGATCCACGTGTCCGGTCACGGCCTGGCCGAGCGCGGCCACCCCGACCACGACGCCGACGAGCGGGTCGGGCACGTCTACACGCCGCTCGGCGCGACGCTGCGGGAGGTGTCGGCGTGCGTGGCCGGCGACCTCTGCGCGGTCACCAAGTCGGGCAGCGCGGAGACCGGGGACACCATCTCCGCCAAGGACGAGCCGCTGCTGATCGCGCCCTGGGGGATGCCGGAGCCGCTGCTGCCGGTGGCGATCGTGGCCCGCAGCCGGGCCGACGAGGACGCGCTGGCCCGCAACCTGTCCCGGCTGGTCGCCGGCGATCCGACGCTGCGGCTGGAGCGCAACGCGGAGACCCACCAGCTGGTGCTCTGGTGCATGGGCGAGGCGCACGCCGACGTGGTGCTCGACCGGCTGCGTGGCGGCGGGGTCGAGCTGGACACCGAACCGGTCCGGGTGTCGCTGCGCGAGACGTTCACCGCGGCCGCCCGGGGGCACGGCCGGCACGTCAAGCAGTCCGGCGGCCACGGCCAGTACGCGGTCTGCGACATCGAGGTGGAGCCGCTGCCCCGGGGGGCCGGCTTCGAGTTCGTCGACCGGGTGGTCGGCGGCGCGGTCCCGCACAACTACATCCCGTCGGTCGAGAAGGGCGTCCGGGCGCAGATGGAGCGCGGCCTGGTCGCCGGCCACCCGGTGGTGGACCTGCGGGTGACGCTCGTCGACGGCAAGGCACACAGCGTCGACTCGTCCGACGCCGCGTTCCAGACCGCCGGGGCGCTGGCCCTGCGCGACGCCGCCGAGAAGGGCCAGCCGACGCTGCTCGAACCGGTCGACGAGATCACCGTACGGGTGGCCGATTCCTCGGTCGGCGCGATCATGGGTGACCTGTCCGGCCGGCGCGGCCGGGTCCTCGGCACCGAGCCGGACCCGGAGGCCGAGGGCCGCACCCTGGTCCGCGCCGAGGTGCCCGCCACCGAACTGCTGCGGTACGCGGTCGAGCTGCGCGCGATGACCGCCGGCACCGGCACGTTCCGCCGCGAGTTCGCCCGCCACGACCCCATGCCCGCGCACCTGGCCGACCAGGTCCGCAAGGAGGCCACCACCCACCCCTGA
- a CDS encoding aldo/keto reductase, producing the protein MAVSTRSLGRSGIEVSALGMGCWAIGGPWAEGARPLGWGAVDDEESVRAVRRALDLGVTLFDTADTYGAGHGERVLGRALAGRRDEAVVATKWGYTFDERSRQATGENASPQYLRRAVADSLRRLDTDRIDLYQLHLGDLPLPRVEALIGTLDELVADGLIRAYGWSTDRADRAAAFAQVARGAAAVQHTLSVLRDAPAMLAACDKHDLASLARGPLGMGLLTGKYRPESTLPRDDVRGLGSTWLEWFRSGRPAPEWLRRAAAVRGALTADGRTPAQGALGWIWTRSDRAVPIPGARTVAQVEENAAALARGPLAPDHFAEVERQLAAVRSAARRDADRPHWPMPPVPAVRP; encoded by the coding sequence ATGGCAGTCAGCACGCGGTCGCTGGGCCGCAGCGGCATCGAGGTGAGCGCCCTCGGCATGGGGTGCTGGGCGATCGGCGGCCCGTGGGCCGAGGGCGCCCGTCCCCTCGGGTGGGGGGCGGTCGACGACGAGGAGTCGGTGCGGGCGGTCCGCCGCGCGCTCGACCTCGGGGTGACGCTCTTCGACACCGCCGACACCTACGGGGCCGGGCACGGTGAGCGGGTGCTGGGGCGGGCGCTCGCGGGCCGGCGCGACGAGGCGGTGGTCGCCACCAAGTGGGGCTACACGTTCGACGAGCGCAGCCGGCAGGCCACCGGGGAGAACGCGTCGCCGCAATACCTGCGCCGGGCGGTGGCCGACTCGCTGCGCCGGCTGGACACCGACCGGATCGACCTCTACCAGCTGCACCTGGGCGACCTGCCGCTGCCCCGGGTCGAGGCGTTGATCGGCACGCTCGACGAGTTGGTCGCCGACGGCCTGATCCGGGCCTACGGGTGGAGCACCGACCGGGCCGACCGGGCCGCCGCGTTCGCCCAGGTCGCCCGCGGCGCCGCCGCCGTGCAGCACACGCTGTCGGTGCTCCGGGACGCCCCGGCCATGCTGGCCGCCTGCGACAAGCACGACCTGGCCAGCCTCGCCCGAGGGCCGCTCGGGATGGGGCTGCTCACCGGCAAGTACCGGCCGGAGTCGACGCTGCCCCGCGACGACGTGCGCGGTCTCGGGTCGACCTGGCTGGAGTGGTTCCGCAGCGGCCGCCCGGCCCCGGAGTGGTTGCGCCGGGCGGCCGCGGTGCGGGGCGCGCTCACCGCCGACGGGCGCACGCCGGCGCAGGGCGCGCTCGGCTGGATCTGGACGCGCAGCGACCGGGCGGTGCCGATCCCCGGCGCCCGCACGGTCGCCCAGGTCGAGGAGAACGCCGCCGCGCTGGCCCGGGGCCCGCTCGCACCGGACCACTTCGCCGAGGTGGAGCGGCAGCTCGCGGCCGTACGCTCGGCCGCCCGCCGGGACGCCGACCGCCCGCACTGGCCGATGCCCCCGGTCCCCGCAGTCCGCCCCTGA
- a CDS encoding HIT domain-containing protein: MTGVERHADSGLADGLERLWTPHRMTYISGADRPEGGYEKPTGCPFCLAPGRPAEESLVVARGEHVFAVLNLYPYNPGHLLVCPYRHVADYTELDAPETAELATFTKAAMRVVRQVSSAHGFNLGMNQGGVAGAGIAAHLHQHVVPRWGGDANFMPVIGRTKVLPQLLTDTRDLFAKVWPA, translated from the coding sequence GTGACAGGGGTGGAGCGGCACGCGGACAGTGGTCTGGCGGACGGGCTGGAGCGGCTCTGGACGCCGCACCGGATGACCTACATCTCCGGCGCGGACCGGCCCGAGGGCGGCTACGAGAAGCCGACCGGCTGCCCGTTCTGCCTGGCCCCCGGCCGCCCGGCGGAGGAGAGCCTGGTGGTCGCCCGCGGCGAGCACGTGTTCGCGGTGCTCAACCTCTACCCCTACAACCCCGGGCACCTGCTGGTCTGCCCCTACCGGCACGTGGCCGACTACACCGAGCTGGACGCGCCGGAGACGGCCGAGCTGGCCACGTTCACCAAGGCCGCCATGCGGGTGGTCCGGCAGGTGTCCAGCGCGCACGGGTTCAACCTGGGCATGAACCAGGGCGGCGTGGCCGGCGCGGGCATCGCCGCGCACCTGCACCAGCACGTGGTGCCGCGCTGGGGCGGCGACGCCAACTTCATGCCGGTGATCGGGCGCACCAAGGTGCTGCCGCAGTTGCTCACCGACACCCGTGACCTGTTCGCCAAGGTGTGGCCGGCCTGA
- the thrS gene encoding threonine--tRNA ligase codes for MSAPRIPVVADPVVVAAGTTAADAVAAAGLPTSGPKAVVVVRDPQGKLRDLDWKPAEETSVEPVPLDSPAGLEVLRHSTAHVLAQAVQDVFPEAKLGIGPPIENGFYYDFGVDKPFQPEDLAKLEKRMQEIVKSGQRFRRRRFASLDEARGELAAEPFKLELIEVKGEGLDSSEVMEVGGGELTIYDNLAANEDKVCWSDLCRGPHLPNTRLIGAFKLMRSAAAYWRGSEKNPQLQRVYGTAWPTRDELKAYLRLLEEAARRDHRKLGTDLDLFSFPDEIGSGLPVFHPKGGVLKRVMEDYVRTRHIEEGFQYVGTPHISKEGLFHTSGHLPYYADGMYPPMELEGADYYLKAMNCPMHNLIYRSRGRSYRELPMRLFEFGSVYRYEKSGVVHGLTRVRGLTQDDSHSYCTREQAPAEIKHLLGFVLSLLKDFGIDDFYLELSTRDEARLDKFVGSDEDWATATAVLEQCARETGLDLVPDPGGAAFYGPKISVQAKDAIGRTWQLSTIQYDFNQPKGFGLEYQAADGTRQQPVMIHCAKFGSIERFIGVLTEHYAGAFPAWLAPVQVVGIPIRDDHADYLQDFVTTLRRNGVRADVDMGDDRMQKKIRNAQQQKIPFMVIAGDDDVAAGTVSFRYRDGSQRNGVPVDEAVAHVREVVESRTNGGPSAA; via the coding sequence GTGTCCGCACCCCGTATCCCCGTCGTGGCCGACCCCGTCGTCGTCGCCGCCGGGACCACGGCGGCCGACGCGGTGGCCGCGGCCGGCCTGCCCACGAGCGGGCCGAAGGCCGTCGTGGTGGTCCGCGACCCGCAGGGCAAGCTGCGCGACCTCGACTGGAAGCCGGCCGAGGAGACCTCGGTCGAGCCGGTGCCGCTGGACAGCCCGGCCGGTCTGGAGGTGCTGCGGCACTCCACCGCGCACGTGCTCGCCCAGGCCGTGCAGGACGTCTTCCCGGAGGCGAAGCTCGGCATCGGCCCGCCGATCGAGAACGGCTTCTACTACGACTTCGGCGTGGACAAGCCGTTCCAGCCGGAGGACCTGGCGAAGCTCGAGAAGCGGATGCAGGAGATCGTCAAGTCCGGCCAGCGGTTCCGCCGGCGCCGCTTCGCCAGCCTCGACGAGGCCCGGGGAGAGTTGGCCGCCGAGCCGTTCAAGCTGGAGCTGATCGAGGTCAAGGGCGAAGGGCTCGACTCCTCCGAGGTGATGGAGGTGGGCGGCGGCGAGCTGACCATCTACGACAACCTCGCCGCGAACGAGGACAAGGTCTGCTGGTCGGACCTGTGCCGGGGCCCGCACCTGCCGAACACCCGGCTGATCGGCGCGTTCAAGCTGATGCGCTCCGCCGCCGCCTACTGGCGCGGGTCGGAGAAGAACCCGCAGCTCCAGCGCGTCTACGGCACCGCCTGGCCGACCCGCGACGAGCTGAAGGCGTACCTGCGGTTGTTGGAGGAGGCCGCCCGGCGCGACCACCGCAAGCTCGGCACCGACCTCGACCTGTTCAGCTTCCCCGACGAGATCGGCTCCGGCCTGCCCGTCTTCCACCCCAAGGGTGGCGTGCTCAAGCGGGTGATGGAGGACTACGTCCGCACCCGCCACATCGAGGAGGGCTTCCAGTACGTCGGGACGCCGCACATCTCCAAGGAGGGTCTCTTCCACACGTCGGGCCACCTGCCCTACTACGCCGACGGCATGTATCCGCCCATGGAGTTGGAGGGCGCGGACTACTACCTCAAGGCGATGAACTGCCCGATGCACAACCTGATCTACCGCTCGCGCGGGCGGTCCTACCGCGAGCTGCCGATGCGGCTGTTCGAATTCGGGTCGGTCTACCGGTATGAGAAGTCGGGCGTGGTGCACGGGCTGACCCGGGTGCGCGGCCTGACCCAGGACGACTCGCACTCCTACTGCACCCGGGAGCAGGCGCCGGCCGAGATCAAGCACCTGCTCGGCTTCGTGTTGAGCCTGCTGAAGGACTTCGGCATCGACGACTTCTACCTGGAGTTGTCGACGCGCGACGAGGCCCGGCTGGACAAGTTCGTGGGGTCCGACGAGGACTGGGCGACGGCGACCGCGGTGCTGGAGCAGTGCGCCCGGGAGACCGGCCTGGACCTGGTGCCGGACCCGGGCGGCGCGGCCTTCTACGGCCCGAAGATCTCCGTGCAGGCCAAGGACGCCATCGGCCGCACCTGGCAGCTCTCGACCATCCAGTACGACTTCAACCAGCCGAAGGGCTTCGGGCTGGAGTACCAGGCGGCCGACGGCACCCGGCAGCAGCCGGTGATGATCCACTGCGCGAAGTTCGGCTCGATCGAGCGGTTCATCGGCGTGCTCACCGAGCACTACGCGGGCGCGTTCCCGGCCTGGCTCGCCCCGGTGCAGGTGGTCGGCATCCCGATCCGCGACGACCACGCCGACTACCTCCAGGACTTCGTCACCACCCTGCGCCGCAACGGGGTCCGGGCCGACGTCGACATGGGCGACGACCGGATGCAGAAGAAGATCCGCAACGCCCAGCAGCAGAAGATCCCGTTCATGGTGATCGCCGGGGACGACGACGTGGCCGCCGGCACGGTCTCCTTCCGCTACCGGGACGGGTCGCAGCGCAACGGCGTGCCAGTCGACGAGGCGGTGGCGCACGTCCGCGAGGTGGTCGAGTCCCGCACCAACGGGGGCCCCTCCGCCGCCTGA
- a CDS encoding DUF1775 domain-containing protein — MRMTRQGRWAAALLAAALAGAVAWPGPASAAGVTVTTSPGEVHQGDAIELSVVVPADRPGTRTTKIELTMPPDAPIGEVYPLSVPDWGPTITTRDLDQPVAGIHTSELNQVTEAVTWLRAPGAGTGAARLPLGMGPMPATDLLTFTVVQTYADGTVVRWTDPAGGAHPAPAVPLLPPLPGTASHGGDAGAGAGGHGGHGAVGGAPGGTAPAGNSAGAPAVDDGPSADLLLGGGLLAGLAGGAAIGWLLSRRRRGTMTLPPDTADSPTTTVSAPTDSVQVPATGAPASGEPVTAGTAPARP, encoded by the coding sequence ATGAGGATGACCCGTCAGGGCAGGTGGGCGGCGGCGCTGCTGGCCGCCGCGCTCGCCGGAGCGGTGGCTTGGCCGGGCCCGGCCAGCGCCGCCGGCGTGACCGTCACGACCTCCCCCGGTGAGGTGCACCAGGGCGACGCGATCGAACTGTCCGTGGTGGTGCCCGCGGATCGACCCGGTACCCGGACCACGAAGATCGAGCTGACCATGCCGCCGGACGCCCCGATCGGGGAGGTCTACCCGCTGTCCGTGCCGGACTGGGGGCCGACCATCACCACCCGTGACCTGGATCAGCCGGTGGCGGGCATCCACACCTCCGAACTGAACCAGGTGACCGAAGCCGTGACCTGGCTACGGGCGCCCGGCGCCGGCACCGGCGCGGCCCGGCTGCCGCTGGGCATGGGTCCGATGCCCGCCACCGACCTGCTCACCTTCACCGTGGTGCAGACGTACGCCGACGGCACGGTGGTCCGCTGGACGGACCCGGCCGGTGGCGCGCACCCGGCGCCGGCGGTGCCGTTGCTGCCGCCGCTGCCGGGCACCGCCTCGCACGGCGGCGACGCCGGTGCGGGCGCCGGGGGTCACGGCGGCCACGGCGCGGTGGGCGGCGCCCCGGGTGGCACGGCGCCGGCCGGGAACTCCGCCGGAGCGCCGGCGGTCGACGACGGACCGAGCGCCGATCTGCTGCTCGGTGGCGGCCTGCTCGCCGGCCTGGCCGGCGGGGCGGCGATCGGTTGGCTGCTCAGCCGCCGCCGGCGCGGCACCATGACCCTCCCGCCGGACACCGCCGATTCCCCCACCACCACCGTCTCCGCGCCCACCGACTCCGTCCAGGTGCCCGCGACCGGCGCCCCGGCCTCCGGCGAACCCGTCACCGCCGGCACCGCCCCCGCACGCCCCTGA
- a CDS encoding ADP-ribosylglycohydrolase family protein encodes MTFTLFPDTRLTLARDALAGLSVGDALGSQFFVPGRHPADLAAGRLPAPPWEWTDDTEMACSVVAELASAGRIDPDRLALAFAGRCEPYRGYGPGAVTILRLIRTGTPWPVAAASAFDGQGSCGNGAAMRVAPLGAWHADSTGRAAEQARASAEVTHAHPEGVAGAVAVAVAASLAARARLDGHRAEPARLLGAVAGMLDPAGEVHRGVRRAAALLGRPADEVVEAVGNGSRVTAQDTVPFTLWVAATLLHDYPAAIRACVEAGGDVDTTAAIVGGIVAAFTGVGTPGGVPEGWLTAREPLPGWLTASA; translated from the coding sequence ATGACGTTCACCCTCTTTCCCGACACCCGCCTCACGCTCGCCCGCGACGCGCTGGCCGGCCTCTCGGTGGGCGACGCCCTCGGCTCCCAGTTCTTCGTCCCCGGCCGCCACCCCGCCGACCTGGCCGCGGGGCGACTGCCCGCGCCGCCGTGGGAGTGGACCGACGACACCGAGATGGCCTGCTCGGTGGTGGCCGAGCTGGCCTCCGCCGGTCGGATCGACCCCGACCGGTTGGCGCTGGCCTTCGCCGGGCGGTGCGAACCCTACCGGGGCTACGGCCCGGGCGCGGTGACGATCCTGCGGCTGATCCGCACCGGCACGCCCTGGCCGGTGGCGGCCGCGTCGGCCTTCGACGGGCAGGGCTCGTGCGGCAACGGCGCGGCCATGCGCGTCGCCCCGCTCGGCGCCTGGCACGCCGACTCCACCGGGCGCGCCGCCGAGCAGGCCCGCGCCTCGGCCGAGGTGACGCACGCCCATCCGGAGGGCGTCGCCGGCGCGGTGGCGGTCGCGGTGGCCGCCTCGCTGGCCGCCCGCGCCCGGCTCGACGGCCACCGCGCCGAGCCGGCCCGCCTGCTCGGCGCGGTGGCCGGCATGCTCGACCCGGCCGGCGAGGTGCACCGCGGGGTACGCCGGGCCGCCGCGCTGCTCGGCCGCCCGGCCGACGAGGTGGTCGAGGCGGTGGGCAACGGCTCGCGGGTCACCGCGCAGGACACCGTCCCGTTCACGCTCTGGGTCGCCGCCACGCTGCTGCACGACTACCCGGCCGCGATCCGCGCGTGCGTGGAGGCGGGCGGCGACGTGGACACCACGGCGGCGATCGTCGGCGGGATCGTCGCCGCGTTCACCGGCGTCGGCACCCCGGGCGGCGTGCCCGAGGGCTGGCTGACCGCCCGCGAACCGCTGCCCGGCTGGCTCACCGCTTCCGCCTGA
- a CDS encoding response regulator transcription factor translates to MATVLLVEDDHVVRGAMLRSLTDRGHAVHAVGTALDALRRVAAETPDLVVLDLGLPDLDGSDALRMLRGITDVPIIIATARDDEQSVVRLLRAGADDYMVKPFTGAHLDARITTVLRRAGRASRTVQPAVHTVGGLRVDVGERSAVLDGESLALTRKEFDLLAYLAARPGRVVSRRELLEEVWRQPSVGEDQTIDVHLYWLRRKMGESAAKPRYLRTVRGVGFRLVAPD, encoded by the coding sequence GTGGCAACCGTCCTGCTGGTCGAAGACGACCACGTCGTGCGTGGCGCCATGCTGCGGTCGCTGACCGACCGGGGGCACGCGGTGCACGCCGTCGGCACCGCGCTGGACGCGCTGCGGCGGGTCGCCGCGGAGACGCCCGACCTGGTGGTGCTCGATCTGGGCCTGCCGGACCTGGACGGCTCGGACGCGCTGCGCATGCTGCGCGGCATCACCGACGTGCCGATCATCATCGCCACCGCCCGCGACGACGAGCAGTCGGTGGTCCGGCTGCTGCGGGCCGGCGCGGACGACTACATGGTCAAGCCGTTCACCGGCGCGCACCTGGACGCCCGGATCACCACCGTGCTGCGCCGGGCCGGTCGGGCCAGCCGTACCGTGCAACCGGCCGTGCACACGGTCGGCGGTCTGCGGGTGGACGTGGGCGAGCGCAGCGCGGTGCTGGACGGGGAGTCCCTGGCCCTGACCCGCAAGGAATTCGACCTGCTGGCGTATCTCGCCGCTCGTCCCGGCCGGGTAGTGTCCCGGCGGGAACTCTTGGAGGAGGTATGGCGGCAGCCATCGGTCGGCGAGGACCAGACCATCGACGTTCACCTGTACTGGCTCCGCCGCAAAATGGGCGAGTCCGCGGCGAAACCACGCTACCTGCGCACCGTGCGGGGGGTCGGCTTCCGGCTGGTGGCGCCGGACTGA
- a CDS encoding HAMP domain-containing sensor histidine kinase — MCSLVALAFLIPLGITLADQSREEKLADAARRGALVTGALAVSTDAEVVKRAVAASGDDPALRPVVHGIGADESGGRADSSAIDDAAAQRRSVVTEVDGGVLRLDPVVLGDRVAVVEVFVPDEVLDEGSGGRWLLLLAVALALVGAAVVVVDRVAARAVDATGDLVKAALAVGDGELGVRVEPAGPRELAEAGHAFNRMAERLVALRADEHELVADLSHRLRTPLTALRLDAEALESDDTSIGTFSEAELDRRRGIRRIRQAIVTLEGEVDQLIKTTRKAVSQETAPASCDVSEVVRDRMVFWSALAGDQNRPHRVVGAQLRIPAPVPRAELAAALDAVIGNVFRYTPQGTAFEVAVSRRDGWVAIRIDDAGPGIANPDRALRRGESDQGSTGLGLDIAKRVALQANGSVSLDRARLGGASVVMLLADPDAAPRPVNRFGLVGRMTREAREPRAGRRWPRPR, encoded by the coding sequence ATGTGCAGCCTGGTCGCGCTCGCCTTCCTCATCCCGCTCGGCATCACCCTGGCCGACCAGTCGCGCGAGGAGAAGCTGGCCGACGCCGCCCGGCGCGGCGCGCTGGTCACCGGTGCGCTGGCGGTCAGCACCGACGCCGAGGTGGTCAAGCGGGCGGTGGCGGCCAGCGGTGACGACCCCGCGCTGCGGCCGGTCGTGCACGGCATCGGCGCCGACGAGTCGGGCGGTCGCGCCGACTCCTCCGCGATTGACGACGCCGCAGCGCAGCGGCGCTCGGTGGTGACCGAGGTGGACGGCGGGGTGCTGCGGCTCGACCCGGTGGTGCTCGGCGACCGGGTGGCCGTGGTGGAGGTCTTCGTCCCCGACGAGGTGCTCGACGAAGGCAGCGGTGGGCGGTGGCTGCTGCTGCTCGCGGTGGCGCTGGCCCTGGTCGGCGCCGCGGTGGTCGTGGTCGACCGGGTGGCGGCCCGGGCCGTGGACGCCACCGGCGACCTGGTCAAGGCGGCGCTCGCGGTGGGCGACGGCGAGCTGGGGGTACGGGTCGAGCCGGCCGGCCCGCGGGAACTGGCCGAGGCCGGGCACGCGTTCAACCGGATGGCGGAACGGCTGGTGGCGCTGCGCGCCGACGAACACGAACTCGTCGCCGACCTGTCGCACCGGCTGCGTACCCCGCTGACCGCGCTACGGCTGGACGCGGAGGCCCTGGAGTCCGACGACACCAGCATCGGCACGTTCAGCGAGGCGGAGCTGGACCGCCGGCGCGGCATCCGGCGGATCCGGCAGGCCATCGTCACGTTGGAGGGCGAGGTCGACCAACTGATCAAGACCACCCGCAAGGCGGTCAGCCAGGAGACCGCGCCGGCGTCCTGCGACGTCAGCGAGGTGGTGCGGGACCGGATGGTCTTCTGGTCGGCGCTGGCCGGCGACCAGAACCGGCCGCACCGGGTGGTCGGGGCGCAGTTGCGCATCCCGGCGCCGGTGCCGCGCGCCGAGCTGGCGGCCGCGCTGGACGCGGTGATCGGCAACGTCTTCCGCTACACCCCGCAGGGCACCGCGTTCGAGGTGGCGGTGAGCCGCCGCGACGGCTGGGTGGCGATCCGGATCGACGACGCCGGGCCGGGCATCGCCAACCCGGACCGGGCGTTGCGCCGGGGCGAGAGCGACCAGGGCTCCACCGGGCTCGGGCTGGACATCGCCAAGCGGGTCGCGTTGCAGGCGAACGGTTCGGTGAGCCTCGACCGGGCGCGCCTCGGCGGGGCCAGCGTGGTGATGCTGCTGGCCGATCCGGACGCGGCGCCCCGGCCGGTCAACCGGTTCGGGCTGGTCGGCCGGATGACGCGGGAGGCCCGCGAGCCGCGCGCCGGGCGGCGCTGGCCGCGTCCGCGCTGA
- a CDS encoding adenosine deaminase, giving the protein MTDLPTFIAGLPKVELHVHHVGSASPRIVAELAARHEGRSPVPADPEALADYFAFRDFAHFIEVYLSVVDLIRDADDVWLLTHEVARELARQQVRYAELTVTPYSHVHRGIPAPAFCEAIEDARKRAEADFGIALRWCFDIPGEAGLPAAEQTLRIALDERPDGLISFGLGGPEIGVPRPQFKPYFDQARAAGLRSVPHAGETTGPETIWDALRELGAERIGHGISAALDADLLAHLAERRIPLEVCPTSNVRTRAVASLDEHPLPQLIEAGVPVSINSDDPPMFGTTLNDEYAVAARLLGIGAEGVAALARDAVAAAFLAPAEQARISAEIDAYLASA; this is encoded by the coding sequence GTGACCGACCTGCCCACCTTCATCGCCGGACTGCCCAAGGTGGAGCTGCACGTGCACCACGTCGGCTCCGCCTCGCCCCGGATCGTCGCCGAGCTGGCCGCCCGGCACGAGGGCCGCAGCCCCGTCCCCGCCGACCCGGAGGCGCTCGCCGACTACTTCGCGTTCCGCGACTTCGCCCACTTCATCGAGGTCTACCTGAGCGTGGTGGACCTGATCCGCGACGCCGACGACGTCTGGCTGCTCACCCACGAGGTGGCCCGCGAGCTGGCCCGCCAGCAGGTCCGCTATGCCGAGCTGACCGTCACGCCCTACTCGCACGTGCACCGGGGCATCCCGGCGCCGGCGTTCTGCGAGGCGATCGAGGACGCGCGCAAGCGGGCCGAGGCCGACTTCGGCATCGCGCTGCGCTGGTGCTTCGACATCCCCGGCGAGGCCGGGCTGCCGGCCGCCGAGCAGACCCTGCGGATCGCGCTCGACGAGCGGCCGGACGGGTTGATCAGCTTCGGCCTGGGCGGCCCCGAGATCGGGGTGCCCCGGCCGCAGTTCAAGCCGTACTTCGACCAGGCCCGTGCCGCCGGTCTGCGCTCGGTGCCGCACGCCGGCGAGACCACCGGCCCGGAGACGATCTGGGACGCGCTGCGCGAGCTGGGCGCCGAGCGGATCGGCCACGGCATCTCCGCCGCGCTCGACGCGGACCTGCTGGCCCACCTGGCCGAGCGCCGGATCCCGCTGGAGGTGTGCCCGACCTCCAACGTGCGCACCCGGGCCGTGGCCAGCCTCGACGAGCACCCGCTGCCGCAGCTGATCGAGGCGGGCGTGCCGGTCAGCATCAACTCCGACGACCCGCCGATGTTCGGCACCACGCTCAACGACGAGTACGCGGTCGCCGCCCGGCTGCTGGGCATCGGCGCGGAGGGGGTGGCCGCGCTGGCCCGGGACGCGGTGGCCGCCGCGTTCCTGGCACCGGCCGAGCAGGCCCGGATCAGCGCCGAGATCGACGCGTACCTGGCGAGCGCCTGA